One Rhodospirillales bacterium DNA segment encodes these proteins:
- the rplR gene encoding 50S ribosomal protein L18 — MATSTQLYERRKRRNRYRIRKVSGGQPRLSVFRSNKHIYAQVIDDRAGRTLAAACSMEGEIRRAEEKARGAALAQQIGTLIAQRALAAGITSVVFDRGGYRYHGQVKALADAAREAGLAF, encoded by the coding sequence ATGGCGACGTCGACGCAACTGTACGAACGGCGCAAGCGGCGCAACCGCTACCGGATCCGCAAGGTCAGCGGCGGCCAGCCGCGCCTGTCCGTCTTCCGCTCCAACAAGCACATCTACGCGCAGGTGATCGACGATCGCGCCGGCCGCACGCTGGCGGCCGCCTGCAGCATGGAAGGCGAAATCCGCCGCGCGGAGGAAAAGGCGCGCGGCGCGGCACTGGCGCAACAGATCGGCACCTTGATCGCGCAACGCGCGCTGGCTGCGGGGATTACGTCGGTGGTGTTCGATCGCGGGGGCTATCGCTATCACGGGCAGGTCAAGGCTCTCGCCGATGCCGCGCGTGAAGCCGGCTTGGCATTTTAA
- the rplF gene encoding 50S ribosomal protein L6 has translation MSRVGKHPVAIPKGVKVTVEGRHLSAEGKMGKLDRELMREVVLEREGEAVRVSPVDASARARMMWGTARTLVANMINGVSAGFTRKLEITGVGYRAQMQGDILVLQLGYSHDIRFPVPAGLTITCPDQTHIVLTGADREVVGLAASQIKAYRPIEPYKAKGIKYEGEYVLRKEGKKK, from the coding sequence ATGTCACGCGTCGGTAAGCATCCGGTGGCGATCCCGAAAGGGGTCAAGGTGACGGTCGAAGGCCGACACCTCAGCGCCGAAGGCAAGATGGGCAAGCTCGACAGAGAGCTGATGCGCGAGGTCGTCCTCGAGCGCGAAGGCGAGGCGGTGCGGGTTTCACCGGTAGACGCCTCGGCGCGCGCCCGAATGATGTGGGGCACGGCGCGGACGCTGGTTGCCAACATGATCAACGGGGTGAGCGCAGGCTTTACCCGCAAGCTGGAAATCACCGGCGTCGGCTATCGCGCGCAGATGCAGGGTGATATCCTTGTCCTGCAACTGGGCTACAGCCACGACATCCGCTTTCCAGTGCCGGCGGGCCTGACGATCACGTGCCCGGACCAGACCCACATCGTCCTGACGGGCGCGGATCGCGAAGTCGTCGGATTGGCGGCGTCGCAGATCAAGGCGTACCGGCCGATCGAGCCCTACAAGGCCAAGGGTATTAAGTACGAGGGCGAATACGTGCTTCGCAAAGAGGGTAAGAAGAAGTAG
- the rpsE gene encoding 30S ribosomal protein S5: MARRPSGRRGERPQQSAEDAELKDKLVAINRVAKVVKGGRRFSFAALVVVGDGRGRVGFGTGKAREVPEAIRKATDHAKHSMIRVPLRDGRTFHHDVQGHFGAGRVVVRSAPAGTGVIAGGPMRAVFETMGVQDVVAKSIGTSNAHNMVKATFDALNHCFSPRAVAARRGKKVSEIIARRGETPTGERVRG, encoded by the coding sequence ATGGCGCGTAGACCGTCCGGGAGACGCGGCGAGCGGCCCCAGCAGAGTGCGGAAGATGCGGAACTCAAGGACAAGCTCGTGGCGATCAACCGCGTGGCCAAGGTGGTGAAGGGCGGTCGTCGCTTTTCATTCGCCGCGCTGGTAGTGGTCGGCGATGGCCGCGGCCGCGTCGGCTTCGGCACCGGCAAGGCGCGTGAGGTGCCGGAAGCCATCCGCAAGGCGACGGATCACGCCAAGCATAGCATGATCCGGGTACCGCTGCGTGACGGACGTACCTTCCATCATGACGTCCAAGGCCATTTCGGCGCGGGGCGCGTGGTCGTGCGCTCGGCGCCGGCCGGAACCGGTGTCATCGCCGGCGGACCGATGCGCGCGGTGTTCGAGACCATGGGCGTGCAGGACGTGGTCGCCAAGTCGATCGGCACGTCCAACGCGCACAACATGGTCAAGGCGACGTTCGATGCGCTCAACCACTGTTTCTCCCCTCGGGCCGTGGCGGCGCGACGGGGTAAGAAGGTCAGCGAGATTATCGCCCGTCGTGGCGAGACGCCCACCGGCGAACGCGTGCGGGGCTGA
- the rpmD gene encoding 50S ribosomal protein L30, protein MSETNTGKVRVTQVRSPIARRHDQRETLVGLGLNKMNRTRELEDTPSVRGMINKVRHLLRVEEVG, encoded by the coding sequence ATGAGCGAGACGAACACTGGCAAGGTTCGGGTGACGCAGGTGCGCAGCCCGATCGCCCGTCGGCACGACCAGCGCGAAACGCTGGTGGGGCTGGGCTTGAACAAGATGAATCGCACGCGCGAACTGGAGGACACACCCTCCGTGCGCGGCATGATCAACAAGGTCCGCCATCTGCTTCGGGTGGAGGAGGTCGGCTGA
- the rpsH gene encoding 30S ribosomal protein S8 encodes MSMTDPLGDMLTRIRNGQRAGKRAVAAPASKLHARVLDVLQREGFIRGYSEAEIVPGVRELKIELKYHDGEPAIREISRVSKPGRRVYSKLTEIPRVYNGLGVAILSTPRGVVSDTEARDAHVGGEVLCKVL; translated from the coding sequence ATGTCGATGACTGATCCTCTCGGCGATATGTTGACGCGGATTCGCAACGGCCAGCGGGCCGGAAAGCGCGCCGTGGCCGCGCCGGCGTCGAAGCTGCACGCGCGCGTTCTCGACGTCCTGCAGCGAGAGGGGTTTATCCGGGGCTATTCGGAAGCGGAAATTGTTCCGGGCGTGCGCGAATTGAAGATCGAGCTCAAGTACCACGACGGGGAACCGGCGATCCGCGAAATCAGCCGGGTCTCGAAGCCGGGGCGGCGCGTGTACTCGAAGCTGACCGAAATTCCGCGCGTCTACAACGGCCTCGGCGTCGCGATCTTGTCGACGCCGCGCGGAGTCGTTTCCGATACGGAGGCGCGGGACGCGCACGTCGGCGGCGAAGTGTTATGCAAGGTTCTTTAG